In the genome of Leptospira dzoumogneensis, one region contains:
- a CDS encoding FG-GAP-like repeat-containing protein encodes MRKFSYGTAALLLFFLESCSFKSMDLAFEAMLEAQIACLVAGSTCVDASTTPPPGDVTPPTVTITNLPTSGRPAVETGFLFGTSSDDTLVSSVEISIDGGTYSAAIGTTTWSFALPSGSSNWRQGSPHSIDIRSVDSSGNISTVLSLNIRKGYNRDLNGDGYADLVVIAPGDASGMGVAYIFNGGSSGITATDPTMADHSITGQGRMGYASAMGDVNGDGYGDLAIGASDYAGLQGIAYIFHGSSSGITTNSAGSANLILTYGGANEFGYSIALGDVNGDGYDDLANGAYRVGGFSGLAFVYYSTGTGGISSVAGTTISGPGGSNFACGIALGDINGDGFSDLIVGGNAYSASAGAIWIFHSTGSAGITVTSYTLANTNIVGETLSNLGIRVFTGDVNGDGYADLAAGGPQFSGFFGRSYVFNSTGTTSGITATFATSATTIISSSVFSGLGAGVTLGDINGDGFDDFATSAPNYATGTGRVYVNMSNGTQISATSINTILGEASNHFFGGSLVISDINGDGNGDLAVGAYAYPDGVTLFGRAYIFNSFGSTAYAAGSAGSATTIISGASGNEFGNNVVDANIPKDLYPKFLGVWTFGNLENYRIQI; translated from the coding sequence ATGCGAAAGTTTTCTTACGGGACGGCGGCCCTTCTTCTTTTCTTTTTAGAATCCTGCTCATTCAAATCTATGGATCTCGCATTTGAAGCGATGCTCGAGGCTCAAATCGCCTGCCTGGTCGCAGGGAGCACTTGCGTGGATGCAAGTACCACTCCACCTCCTGGAGACGTAACACCTCCCACGGTCACGATCACAAATCTTCCTACTTCCGGAAGACCTGCAGTGGAGACAGGATTTCTTTTTGGAACTTCTTCCGATGATACCTTGGTTTCTTCCGTAGAGATCAGTATAGACGGGGGAACATACAGTGCTGCGATTGGAACAACTACCTGGAGTTTTGCTTTACCGAGCGGCTCTTCTAATTGGAGGCAGGGATCTCCGCATTCTATAGATATCAGAAGTGTGGATTCCAGCGGAAATATTTCCACAGTCCTGAGTTTGAATATTAGAAAAGGTTATAATAGGGATCTAAATGGGGACGGTTATGCGGATCTTGTTGTGATCGCTCCTGGAGATGCTTCCGGAATGGGAGTAGCTTATATTTTTAACGGGGGTTCTTCCGGTATAACTGCTACAGACCCGACTATGGCGGATCATTCCATTACCGGACAGGGTAGAATGGGCTATGCTTCCGCAATGGGAGATGTGAACGGAGACGGTTATGGAGATCTTGCGATTGGAGCTTCCGATTATGCAGGATTACAAGGGATCGCTTATATATTTCACGGAAGTTCTTCCGGGATTACGACTAACTCTGCCGGAAGCGCGAACCTGATCTTAACTTACGGCGGCGCAAACGAATTCGGATATTCTATTGCCTTAGGAGATGTGAACGGAGACGGGTACGATGATCTGGCAAACGGAGCATATCGTGTAGGTGGATTTTCGGGACTCGCATTCGTTTATTATAGCACGGGAACAGGCGGCATCTCTTCCGTCGCCGGAACTACTATTTCAGGCCCGGGCGGAAGTAATTTTGCCTGTGGAATCGCATTAGGCGATATTAATGGAGACGGATTTTCGGATCTGATCGTCGGGGGAAACGCATACTCTGCTTCTGCCGGAGCGATTTGGATCTTTCATAGCACCGGGTCAGCAGGAATTACTGTGACTTCTTATACATTAGCAAATACGAATATAGTTGGGGAGACTCTTAGTAATTTAGGGATACGCGTTTTTACGGGTGATGTGAACGGGGATGGATATGCGGATCTTGCTGCAGGAGGCCCTCAATTCAGCGGCTTTTTCGGAAGAAGTTACGTATTTAACAGCACTGGGACTACGAGCGGGATAACAGCTACTTTTGCCACTAGTGCGACCACGATAATCAGTTCTTCAGTTTTTAGCGGTTTGGGAGCCGGAGTCACTTTGGGAGATATTAATGGGGACGGATTCGATGATTTTGCTACAAGTGCTCCCAATTATGCTACGGGTACCGGTAGAGTGTACGTGAATATGAGTAATGGAACCCAAATTTCAGCGACTTCTATCAATACAATTTTGGGAGAAGCATCCAATCATTTTTTTGGAGGTTCTCTTGTAATCTCCGACATAAATGGAGATGGTAACGGAGACTTAGCGGTCGGAGCTTATGCTTATCCTGACGGAGTTACGTTATTCGGAAGAGCCTATATTTTTAATAGTTTCGGTTCCACTGCATATGCGGCCGGAAGTGCTGGCTCTGCTACAACGATCATCTCAGGGGCTTCCGGAAACGAATTCGGAAATAATGTAGTGGATGCAAATATTCCGAAGGACCTATACCCTAAGTTTTTAGGAGTTTGGACCTTCGGAAATTTAGAAAATTATAGGATCCAAATTTAA
- a CDS encoding enoyl-CoA hydratase/isomerase family protein, protein MNYLREPIQLKNGRAECIKIQTNDQNSLTRENMIELENILAEIDKDDNIRAVLISSDNPKFFSNGIDAENILNTPREKLTAEMGQIVILFGKLLSFGKPLLAEVTGYAMGGGAVITLSCDFKFMLEGKARIAFTEVLVGLPLPISFIDKLKITVKSEYLNEVCLLGTAYKAGEAKEISLINETADNKEDLRKLVLKKLDEVMAIAPSAYRRTKAAINKEINDKFGSQLEFTKSSFEDPKVVANLLEAMSALKEKRRPKLT, encoded by the coding sequence ATGAACTATTTGCGGGAACCTATCCAATTAAAAAACGGCAGAGCCGAATGTATTAAGATACAAACGAACGATCAGAATTCTTTGACCAGGGAGAATATGATAGAGCTGGAAAATATCCTGGCAGAGATCGACAAAGACGATAATATCCGTGCGGTCCTTATAAGTTCCGACAATCCTAAATTTTTTTCCAATGGTATTGATGCGGAGAACATCCTAAATACTCCTAGAGAAAAGCTCACTGCAGAAATGGGTCAGATCGTGATCCTATTCGGTAAACTTTTAAGTTTCGGAAAACCTCTTCTTGCAGAAGTGACAGGTTACGCGATGGGCGGAGGCGCAGTGATCACTCTATCCTGCGATTTCAAATTTATGTTGGAAGGCAAAGCAAGGATCGCTTTTACCGAAGTTCTGGTCGGACTTCCTCTTCCTATCAGTTTTATCGATAAACTGAAGATCACTGTTAAATCTGAATACCTGAACGAGGTTTGCCTTTTAGGAACCGCATACAAAGCGGGAGAAGCCAAAGAAATTTCCTTGATCAATGAAACTGCTGATAATAAGGAAGATCTGCGTAAATTGGTCCTGAAAAAATTGGATGAAGTAATGGCGATCGCACCAAGCGCTTATAGAAGGACTAAGGCGGCGATCAACAAAGAGATCAACGATAAATTCGGATCCCAATTGGAATTCACCAAGAGTAGTTTTGAAGATCCTAAAGTAGTGGCGAATTTGCTGGAAGCAATGAGCGCTTTAAAGGAAAAAAGAAGACCGAAACTGACTTAA
- a CDS encoding SDR family NAD(P)-dependent oxidoreductase yields the protein MSQLKGKVAVVTGASKGIGASIAKTLGSAGASVVVNYSSSKEGADKVVAEIEKQGGKAIAVQGDMSKSSDVKRLFTETKKAFGSVNILVNNAGVFEFAPLQSVTEDEFHRQMNINVLGPILATQESLNYFSPEGGSVINISSIVSDIPVPNSVVYASTKGALDTVSKVLALELSSKKIRVNTIAPGGVETEGAHRLGMIGSDMEKQIVSKTPLGRIGQPDDIAKVALFLASEDSYWLTGERISASGGYR from the coding sequence ATGAGTCAGTTAAAAGGTAAAGTTGCAGTGGTAACGGGAGCTTCTAAAGGAATTGGAGCAAGTATCGCTAAAACATTGGGTTCTGCCGGTGCATCCGTAGTGGTGAATTATTCTTCCAGTAAAGAAGGCGCGGATAAGGTTGTGGCAGAAATCGAAAAACAAGGAGGCAAAGCGATCGCGGTACAGGGAGATATGTCCAAGTCATCGGATGTTAAACGTCTTTTCACAGAGACAAAAAAAGCTTTCGGTTCAGTGAATATACTGGTGAATAACGCAGGCGTATTCGAATTCGCTCCGTTACAATCCGTTACCGAAGACGAGTTTCATAGACAGATGAATATTAACGTTCTCGGTCCGATACTCGCCACTCAAGAATCTCTGAATTATTTCTCTCCGGAAGGAGGATCCGTGATCAATATAAGTTCCATTGTGAGTGATATTCCGGTACCGAATTCAGTCGTGTATGCTTCTACGAAAGGTGCGTTGGACACTGTTTCAAAAGTATTGGCTTTGGAACTTAGTTCCAAAAAGATCAGAGTGAATACGATAGCACCAGGCGGCGTGGAAACGGAAGGGGCTCATAGACTAGGAATGATAGGAAGCGATATGGAAAAACAGATCGTTTCCAAAACTCCTTTAGGAAGAATAGGACAGCCGGATGACATCGCCAAGGTCGCATTGTTCTTAGCATCCGAAGATTCCTATTGGTTAACCGGAGAAAGGATCAGTGCATCCGGAGGTTATAGATAA
- a CDS encoding ArsR/SmtB family transcription factor has translation MERVPNPKPLKLTEKEFTKISRALAEPRRFQLLQCIGSTKEPTACSTLNKSQDISPATLSHHIKELENAGLIETSKEGKFVNITLRRDVFKAYLDKLSQI, from the coding sequence ATGGAGAGAGTGCCGAATCCTAAACCACTCAAACTTACGGAAAAGGAATTTACTAAAATTTCCAGGGCCTTAGCCGAGCCTAGGAGATTTCAGCTTCTTCAATGTATCGGCTCTACTAAAGAACCCACCGCCTGCAGCACCTTGAACAAGTCCCAGGATATCAGCCCTGCCACACTTTCCCATCATATCAAAGAATTGGAAAATGCAGGCTTAATAGAGACATCCAAAGAAGGAAAATTCGTGAATATCACCCTAAGAAGGGACGTATTCAAGGCATACCTGGACAAACTTTCCCAGATCTAA
- a CDS encoding CheR family methyltransferase: protein MAAKDSTEIEIDLLLEAIYQKYGYDFRQYSDAHIKRRIMNRMVLAGYNTVSEMQFQLLHNKSFANELLNDLSITVTEMFRDPGFYRSVREKIVPILKTYPFIKIWHAGCSTGEEVYSMAILLTEEGLMERTTIYATDFNQRALDEAKQGIFSNNLIKEYTSNYQVSGGRSSFSDYYTADENMAIIGQNLKKNIVWANHNLVTDSVFAEVHMILCRNVLIYFKRELQNKVHQMFYESLINGGVLCLGSKEGMYFSELKDVYQELDRKQKIFKKKY from the coding sequence ATGGCAGCTAAGGATAGTACCGAGATAGAGATCGATTTATTATTGGAGGCTATTTACCAGAAATACGGGTACGACTTTAGGCAATATTCGGACGCTCATATAAAACGCAGGATCATGAATCGGATGGTATTGGCAGGGTATAATACGGTTTCGGAAATGCAGTTTCAACTTCTACATAATAAAAGTTTTGCGAACGAGCTTTTGAACGATCTATCTATCACCGTTACGGAGATGTTCCGGGATCCTGGCTTTTACAGATCCGTTCGTGAAAAGATCGTGCCTATCTTAAAAACCTATCCATTCATAAAGATCTGGCATGCAGGTTGTTCTACCGGCGAGGAAGTATACTCGATGGCAATCCTTCTCACTGAAGAAGGACTTATGGAAAGAACTACTATTTACGCAACCGATTTCAACCAGAGAGCCTTAGACGAGGCTAAACAAGGTATATTTTCGAATAATCTAATAAAGGAATATACTTCGAATTATCAAGTTTCGGGGGGAAGGTCCTCTTTTTCGGATTATTATACCGCCGATGAGAATATGGCGATCATAGGCCAAAATCTCAAAAAGAATATAGTTTGGGCAAATCATAACCTAGTCACCGACAGCGTATTTGCGGAGGTGCATATGATATTATGTAGGAATGTACTTATCTATTTTAAAAGGGAACTTCAGAACAAGGTGCATCAAATGTTTTATGAAAGTTTAATTAACGGGGGAGTTCTTTGTTTGGGCTCCAAGGAAGGGATGTATTTTAGCGAGCTGAAGGATGTATACCAAGAGTTGGATCGGAAACAGAAAATATTCAAGAAGAAGTATTAG
- a CDS encoding chemotaxis protein CheB, with amino-acid sequence MGYGAIVIGVSSGGLKALGEILPSLPQNYPIPIVIVQHLSPRSDGYWIESMDKICKLFVKEADEKEKIERGNIYMAPANYHLLVEQDRTFSLSTDAKVNFARPSIDVLFESAAEVYGKELIGLILTGSNSDGALGLKKIKEEGGLTIVQDPETAESSSMPAHAISTSSVDHILPLEGIQKLLIRLGERD; translated from the coding sequence ATGGGATACGGTGCGATTGTGATTGGAGTTTCTTCGGGAGGGTTGAAGGCTCTTGGTGAAATTTTACCTTCTTTGCCTCAGAATTATCCTATCCCGATAGTGATCGTGCAGCATCTGAGTCCGCGTTCGGACGGATATTGGATCGAGAGTATGGATAAGATCTGTAAGTTATTCGTGAAAGAAGCGGACGAAAAAGAAAAAATAGAAAGAGGGAATATTTATATGGCTCCTGCAAATTATCATCTATTGGTGGAACAAGATAGGACGTTTTCCCTAAGCACGGATGCAAAGGTGAATTTTGCAAGACCATCCATAGACGTACTTTTCGAATCCGCAGCGGAAGTTTACGGAAAGGAATTGATCGGACTTATTTTGACCGGTTCCAATTCGGATGGAGCCTTAGGTCTCAAAAAAATAAAAGAAGAAGGCGGGCTGACAATCGTACAGGACCCGGAAACCGCGGAATCGTCCTCCATGCCTGCACATGCTATATCAACTTCTTCCGTGGATCATATACTTCCTTTGGAAGGGATCCAAAAATTACTGATCCGATTAGGCGAGAGAGATTGA
- a CDS encoding response regulator has translation MTIRARLFFGFSILLLILVGTSIFVIDKLSESNFRLQKIVDETAKRVNLSNEILINLLEATRHEKNLILEMSPEKMGYFQERFNTATESVDERIFQLDGIMDDEGRKLLEEFKTTWKEFKIYLDEIVSLALKNNNEKAFALSAGRGRLLRDLASKQIAKIVERSQKSMEAERQRNIKDYEYTFSVLVFVVIFSASAVVLIAYWIVRSITERIRFMAGEAELIAGRGSMDRKLEDPTKDELRAIFDSLVNINESFKEVAHNASIVASGNYSVDLLPRSENDILGISLTKMTQALRLTTSENERHNWLTQGQNQLNEKLKGDQSIEALAQEVVNFLGEYLKAQIGAIYLLDERDKYLRLSGEYAFSGGKAANKFSLKEGLIGQAAFDQKTILLTDLKEDQIRIVSSILDTKPANILVLPFLFEGQTLGVIEIGKLDQFTELEVEFSKNCMENIGISVYSAIARKKIQELLEETQAQGEELQSQQEELKQMNEELEEQTQVLKQQQEELRITNEELEEQTQTLEVKNREVEAARSDIEQKSKQLEVSSKYKSEFLANMSHELRTPLNSLLILSKDLSENSKKNLNSDQVESANIIYKSGQDLLVLINEVLDLSKIESGKMQINIEKVSIRELMDSLLRDFKHQADKKQLSLVSVISSDSPEYIFTDPLRLNQILKNLLSNSLKFTEKGKISLEVRPEGYQKILISVSDTGIGIPEEKQMSIFEAFQQADGSTSRKYGGTGLGLSISRELAKILGGYINLESKINQGSTFSLFIPLDIKKENVTSASYLEKVSPVLEEKSPSALRENRFIDSPNAEDDRNTISENDKVVLVIEDDLKFASVLIKQAHDKDFKCLSASTGEDGLVLAEKYLPSAVILDLNLPGINGHTVLNELKSNPKVRHIPVHVISGNEYSIEPIKEGAVEYLVKPVNKKELEEAFNRIENFINRKMKNLLIIEDDDSSRIAMRKLIGNGDVKCFEASNGRDAIKAYQENYFDCIVLDIGLPDMSGFELIYELEKIKGQTMPPIIIYTGKELTREENAELQKYAESIIIKGVKSEERLLDETALFLHRTISKLPEGKQKIINNLYDKEAIFQKKKVLVVDDDMRNVFALSKILKDRGMEVFKADNGKTALTSLDSRQDMDIVLMDIMMPEMDGYETMKRIRSDKKYDKLPIIALTAKAMKDDRQKCIDAGANDYISKPVDVERLLSLMRVWLSR, from the coding sequence ATGACGATCCGAGCCAGACTATTTTTCGGTTTTTCCATCCTACTTTTGATACTTGTAGGCACATCTATATTCGTAATCGATAAACTTTCGGAATCTAATTTTAGGCTGCAGAAGATCGTTGATGAAACCGCTAAAAGAGTAAATTTATCCAACGAAATTTTGATCAATCTGTTGGAAGCTACCCGCCATGAAAAAAATCTCATTTTAGAAATGTCTCCCGAGAAAATGGGATATTTCCAGGAAAGATTCAATACTGCGACCGAATCTGTAGACGAAAGGATTTTCCAATTAGACGGGATCATGGACGATGAGGGCAGGAAACTTTTAGAAGAATTTAAAACTACTTGGAAGGAATTTAAGATCTATTTGGATGAGATCGTTTCTCTTGCATTAAAAAATAATAATGAAAAGGCGTTCGCACTTTCCGCAGGGAGAGGACGGCTCTTGAGAGATCTGGCATCCAAGCAGATCGCCAAAATTGTGGAAAGAAGTCAAAAGTCAATGGAGGCGGAAAGACAGAGGAATATCAAGGATTACGAATATACGTTTTCCGTTTTGGTCTTTGTGGTGATATTTAGTGCTTCTGCCGTGGTATTGATTGCTTATTGGATCGTAAGAAGTATCACCGAAAGGATCCGTTTTATGGCGGGAGAAGCGGAACTGATCGCCGGAAGAGGATCTATGGATCGAAAATTGGAGGATCCTACAAAGGACGAACTAAGGGCGATCTTCGATTCCTTGGTGAATATAAACGAAAGTTTTAAGGAGGTAGCACATAATGCAAGTATTGTAGCCTCCGGGAATTATTCCGTGGATCTGCTTCCTAGATCTGAGAACGATATTTTGGGGATCTCATTGACGAAGATGACCCAGGCACTTCGTCTTACGACCTCCGAAAATGAAAGGCATAATTGGTTAACCCAAGGCCAAAACCAATTGAACGAAAAATTAAAAGGGGACCAAAGTATAGAAGCTCTCGCCCAGGAAGTGGTAAACTTTTTAGGAGAATATCTTAAGGCCCAAATAGGCGCGATCTATCTTTTAGATGAAAGAGATAAATATCTGAGACTGAGCGGAGAGTATGCGTTTAGCGGGGGAAAAGCCGCGAATAAGTTCTCCCTGAAAGAAGGTTTGATCGGCCAGGCAGCATTTGACCAAAAAACGATCTTATTAACGGATCTGAAAGAAGATCAGATACGTATCGTTTCTTCTATCTTAGATACGAAACCTGCTAATATTCTAGTTCTTCCATTTTTATTCGAAGGCCAAACTTTGGGAGTTATAGAAATAGGAAAATTGGACCAATTTACCGAGTTGGAAGTCGAATTTTCCAAAAATTGCATGGAGAATATCGGGATCAGCGTATACTCCGCAATTGCTAGAAAAAAGATCCAAGAGTTATTAGAAGAAACCCAAGCTCAAGGAGAGGAATTACAGTCCCAGCAGGAAGAATTGAAACAAATGAATGAGGAGCTGGAAGAGCAGACCCAGGTCCTAAAACAACAACAAGAAGAACTCCGCATTACAAACGAAGAATTAGAAGAACAAACCCAAACCTTGGAAGTTAAAAATAGGGAAGTGGAGGCAGCAAGATCCGATATAGAACAAAAAAGTAAACAACTAGAGGTTAGCAGTAAATACAAGTCCGAATTTTTAGCCAACATGTCCCATGAGCTTAGGACTCCTTTGAACAGTCTTTTAATTCTTTCCAAGGATCTATCCGAAAACAGCAAAAAGAACCTGAATTCCGACCAGGTAGAAAGTGCGAATATCATCTATAAAAGCGGCCAGGACCTTCTAGTGTTGATCAATGAAGTATTAGATCTTTCTAAAATTGAGTCCGGAAAGATGCAGATCAATATAGAAAAGGTATCCATTCGGGAATTGATGGATTCTCTGCTCAGGGATTTTAAACACCAGGCGGACAAAAAACAGCTAAGTTTAGTAAGTGTTATTTCCTCGGATTCTCCGGAGTATATTTTTACGGATCCGCTTCGTTTGAATCAGATCCTTAAAAATTTATTGTCTAATTCCTTAAAATTCACTGAAAAAGGAAAGATCAGTCTGGAAGTCCGGCCGGAGGGATATCAGAAAATCCTAATATCGGTTTCGGACACGGGGATAGGCATCCCGGAAGAAAAACAAATGTCCATATTCGAAGCATTCCAGCAGGCGGATGGAAGCACTTCTCGTAAATACGGCGGAACAGGTCTTGGATTATCTATTTCTAGGGAATTGGCTAAAATTTTAGGAGGTTATATCAATTTAGAAAGTAAGATCAACCAAGGTTCTACATTCTCCCTATTCATTCCTTTGGATATTAAAAAGGAAAATGTAACCTCCGCTTCTTATTTGGAAAAAGTAAGTCCCGTCTTGGAAGAAAAAAGCCCTTCTGCTCTGAGAGAAAACCGATTTATAGATTCTCCGAACGCCGAGGACGATAGAAATACTATTTCAGAAAATGATAAAGTAGTTCTGGTGATCGAGGATGATTTGAAATTTGCATCCGTTTTGATCAAGCAGGCCCATGATAAGGATTTTAAATGTTTATCCGCCTCTACGGGAGAAGATGGATTGGTGCTTGCCGAGAAATATCTACCGAGTGCGGTTATTTTGGATCTGAATCTTCCCGGGATCAACGGTCATACTGTGCTGAACGAGCTTAAATCCAATCCTAAGGTAAGGCATATCCCTGTTCATGTAATTTCCGGTAACGAATATTCTATAGAACCTATTAAAGAAGGTGCAGTGGAATATTTGGTAAAACCTGTGAACAAAAAAGAATTAGAAGAGGCGTTCAACAGGATAGAGAACTTTATCAATCGAAAGATGAAAAATCTTCTGATCATTGAGGATGATGATAGTTCCAGGATCGCCATGAGAAAGTTGATCGGGAACGGAGATGTAAAATGTTTCGAGGCAAGTAATGGCAGGGATGCGATCAAGGCTTACCAAGAAAATTATTTCGACTGTATCGTTTTGGATATAGGCCTTCCTGATATGAGTGGATTCGAACTTATCTATGAGCTGGAGAAAATAAAAGGCCAGACAATGCCTCCTATTATCATATATACCGGAAAGGAACTGACCAGGGAAGAAAATGCGGAACTCCAAAAATATGCGGAGAGTATTATCATCAAAGGAGTAAAATCGGAAGAGAGATTATTGGATGAGACCGCACTATTCCTTCATAGGACCATCAGTAAACTTCCCGAAGGAAAACAAAAGATCATAAACAATTTATATGATAAGGAAGCGATCTTCCAGAAAAAGAAAGTTCTAGTTGTGGACGATGATATGAGGAATGTATTCGCATTATCTAAAATTCTAAAGGATAGGGGAATGGAAGTGTTTAAGGCGGATAATGGGAAGACCGCCTTAACGTCTCTGGATTCCAGGCAGGATATGGATATTGTTCTAATGGATATCATGATGCCTGAGATGGACGGATACGAAACGATGAAACGAATACGTTCCGATAAAAAATACGATAAACTTCCTATTATTGCGCTCACTGCTAAAGCGATGAAAGACGATCGTCAAAAATGTATAGATGCGGGAGCTAACGATTATATCTCAAAACCTGTGGATGTGGAGAGATTACTTTCTTTGATGAGAGTTTGGTTGAGCAGGTAA